From Salvia splendens isolate huo1 chromosome 16, SspV2, whole genome shotgun sequence, a single genomic window includes:
- the LOC121770456 gene encoding uncharacterized protein LOC121770456 has product MDFEVVDDSEQLLHGQFTCPRIPTPILISAVYAKCSRGERLALWEKMRELTQISEGMPWFIGGDFNTILSARDRTGCDTNRLADMVEFAEAIENCGLLDPVYDGSDFTWAKNGLLERLDRVLISEVASQLFDAIRITNLPRIASDHGPLLVRCKMPNTPVGGKAFRFQNMWVRHEGFSDLERKDWGAPTEATGLLNLKLKLARVKRTFKRWNRELHHNGCELTEDSAIQASAVEFYQNLLAPSNPEPTDPDLSLLLRLPPSESLATLPEPPDADEVKRAVFDISANSAPGPDGYSALFFQACWGIVGSDVVEAVRQFFGGAFLPRSFTATSIVLIPKKPIPETCGDYRPISLCNVINKVITKILSKRLAPFLPRVVAPNQSGFVKGRLLNDNVLLAQEMFHELQRNTPAPNVAIKIDMAKAYDRVQWSFLQKVLKHMGFPEPWVDLIKRCIGSCWFSILVHGVPAGFFKSTRGLRQGDPISPALFVLAADYLSRLLDKLILGNKEMTFKATRGRWTNTIQREGGFIRGTFPFLYLGVPIYRGVKRTSMFLFLREKISARISGWAHRHLSYGGRLTLIKSTLEAIPLHIFQAIEPTGGALKQLDQQMARFFWGSTNEKKRTHWISWDQVCLPTAEGGLGIRKIKEVLRAFNIKLWWRFWEQNSLWATYLMAKYCHKVSPLTARPLGRGSPTWKRMLKARPQAQPHIQWVVGEGKILFWDDLWLGEAPLRELSLDDRGGPLARVAHYIKDGSWDEPKLWNLQAQAGLAQHIVQKIIDTPVISDGPVAIKWHPPDDPWIKLNTDGAFLEASDKAAGSGIIRDHTGKVLSAFASPLEAHSALEAELLAIQLGLELALEFNRPIWIESDAQQVVQLLKVHDGDRHTRAGWWRGSYSSSANELCASPTPLGKGTGPETYLQRWELTVKTTAV; this is encoded by the exons atggattttgagGTGGTGGATGACTCGGAGCAGCTTTTGCATGGGCAGTTCACTTGCCCCCGGATCCCAACACCCATTTTGATCTCGGCCGTGTACGCTAAATGCTCGAGAGGCGAGAGGCTTGCACTGTGGGAAAAAATGAGGGAGCTGACCCAAATCTCGGAAGGAATGCCGTGGTTTATCGGAGGGGAtttcaacacaatcctctccGCGAGAGACAGAACGGGGTGTGACACAAACCGTCTGGCCGATATGGTGGAATTTGCTGAGGCTATTGAAAATTGTGGTCTTTTGGATCCAGTGTATGACGGATCAGACTTTACATGGGCTAAGAATGGACTTCTGGAAAGGTTAGACAGGGTGCTGATTAGTGAGGTGGCGTCTCAATTGTTCGATGCAATACGAATCACGAACCTTCCTCGTATTGCATCGGATCATGGCCCTCTCCTTGTCCGATGCAAGATGCCTAATACCCCCGTGGGAGGTAAAGCTtttcggttccaaaacatgtgggtgcGACATGAAGGATTTAGCGATTTGGAGAGGAAAGATTGGGGGGCCCCCACGGAGGCGACGGGTCTCCTCAACTTGAAGCTCAAGCTAGCAAGGGTCAAGAGAACTTTTAAACGATGGAATAGAGAG ctCCATCATAATGGGTGTGAACTCACGGAGGACTCGGCCATCCAAGCGTCGGCGGTTGAGTTTTATCAAAACCTTCTTGCCCCGAGCAACCCAGAACCCACGGACCCGGACCTTAGCCTCCTACTCCGACTTCCTCCCTCGGAGTCTTTGGCGACCCTCCCCGAACCTCCAGATGCAGATGAAGTGAAAAGAGCGGTTTTCGACATCTCGGCCAATAGTGCACCTGGCCCGGATGGATACTCGGCTCTCTTCTTCCAAGCTTGCTGGGGCATTGTGGGATCGGATGTGGTGGAAGCGGTTAGACAATTTTTCGGTGGGGCTTTTCTTCCCCGAAGtttcacggccacaagcattgtacTCATCCCTAAGAAGCCTATACCAGAGACCTGTGGAGACTACAGGCCCATTAGCTTGTGTAATGTGATAAATAAGGTGATTACTAAGATCCTCTCCAAGCGACTTGCCCCTTTTCTCCCGCGCGTGGTAGCTCCCaatcaaagtggttttgtcaaagGGAGACTTCTAAATGATAATGTACTCCTTGcacaagagatgttccatgagctacAACGAAACACGCCGGCCCCTAATGTTGCAATCAAGATCGATATGGCCAAGGCCTATGATCGGGTTCAATGGTCGTTCCTCCAAAAAGTCCTTAAGCACATGGGTTTCCCCGAGCCGTGGGTGGATCTCATCAAAAGGTGCATTGGGTCTTGTTGGTTTTCAATCCTTGTCCATGGGGTGCCGGCGGGTTTTTTCAAATCTACCCGTGGTCTAAGGCAAGGGGACCCCATCTCACCCGCCCTTTTCGTCCTTGCCGCGGATTATCTCTCGAGACTACTTGATAAACTCATCCTCGGCAACAAagaaatgacgttcaaagcaaCCCGGGGAA GGTGGACAAACACAATACAAAGAGAAGGAGGCTTCATCCGAGGTACGTTtcccttcctttaccttggagtccctatttaccggggTGTGAAGCGTACGAGCATGTTCTTGTTCCTCCGTGAGAAAATCTCAGCTAGGATCTCTGGGTGGGCGCATCGACACCTCTCCTATGGGGGGAGACTTACTCTGATTAAAAGCACACTTGAAGCGATCCCACTACATATTTTCCAAGCTATCGAGCCTACGGGTGGTGCCctcaagcaattggatcagcaaaTGGCTCGTTTCTTTTGGGGGTCAACTAatgaaaagaagaggacgcacTGGATTAGCTGGGATCAGGTCTGCCTACCAACGGCCGAAGGGGGCTTGGGCATCCGGAAGATCAAGGAAGTCTTAAGAGCCTTTAACATCAAGTTATGGTGGCGGTTCTGGGAACAAAATTCCCTGTGGGCTACGTACTTGATGGCTAAATACTGCCATAAGGTCTCCCCACTTACAGCTAGACCCTTGGGGAGGGGTAGCCCTACGTGGAAGAGGATGCTGAAGGCTCGGCCTCAGGCCCAACCGCACATTCAATGGGTGGTGGGAGAAGGAAAGATACTATTTTGGGATGACTTATGGCTAGGAGAGGCTCCCCTGAGAGAACTTAGCCTTGACGATAGAGGAGGGCCTCTTGCTCGTGTGGCGCACTATATTAAGGATGGTTCCTGGGATGAGCCTAAGCTGTGGAATCTCCAAGCGCAAGCCGGCCTAGCACAGCACATCGTCCAAAAGATCATCGACACACCCGTCATTTCGGATGGGCCGG TGGCAATCAAGTGGCACCCGCCGGATGACCCCTGGATCAAGCTCAACACCGATGGTGCATTCTTGGAAGCGTCGGATAAAGCCGCGGGAAGTGGTATCATCAGAGATCATACGGGCAAAGTGCTTTCAGCCTTCGCATCCCCACTTGAGGCCCACTCCGCCCTTGAGGCGGAGCTCCTAGCCATCCAACTCGGGTTAGAACTTGCCCTGGAGTTCAATCGGCCTATCTGgattgagtcggatgcacaacaagtgGTCCAGCTCCTTAAAGTACACGATGGGGACCGGCACACACGAGCAGGGTGGTGGCGCGGATCTtactcctcaagcgccaacgAGTTGTGCGCCTCACCTACACCCCTCGGGAAGGGAACAGGGCCGGAGACTTACTTGCAAAGATGGGAATTGACAGTCAAAACTACTGCCGTATGA
- the LOC121770455 gene encoding uncharacterized protein LOC121770455 has translation MVDFAVAIEDCRLMDPGFDGAEYTWAKNGLMGVSNNHEGGRAFRFQNMWVPHEGFAELVREDWMAPTEAEGLLNLKIKLARIKRTFKRWNKEIFGNIHANLKTCEENIAVAQSKFEGNPSAQNRMEDNKQIAEYILLLKMEEDFWRQKAALRWLDEGDKNTRFYQIWLKQKRIRLRIHKINSNGRELTDETEIKELAVEFFQNLLAPTYPELADPNLSLLQ, from the exons ATGGTTGATTTTGCCGTGGCCATAGAGGATTGTAGACTAATGGACCCAGGCTTTGACGGGGCAGAATACACCTGGGCTAAGAATGGCCTTATGGG AGTGTCGAACAACCACGAGGGTGGCAGAgccttccggttccaaaacatgtgggtacCGCATGAGGGCTTTGCCGAGTTGGTACGAGAAGATTGGATGGCTCCCACGGAAGCCGAGGGCCTTCTCAACTTGAAGATCAAGCTAGCAAGGATTAAAAGAACGTTCAAACGGTGGAACAAAGAGATCTTCGGGAATATTCACGCCAACCTCAAAActtgtgaagagaacattgcCGTGGCTCAATCTAAGTTTGAAGGAAACCCCTCGGCCCAGAATAGAATGGAGGACAATAAACAAATAGCCGAGTACATCCTCCTTCTCAAGATGGAGGAAGACTTTTGGCGTCAGAAAGCGGCTCTGCGATGGCTGGACGAAGGGGACAAAAACACTAGATTCTACCAAATTTGGCTGAAGCAAAAGAGGATTCGTTTACGAATTCACAAGATTAACTCCAATGGGAGGGAACTTACGGATGAAACGGAAATCAAAGAATTGGCGGTTGAGTTCTTCCAAAATCTCCTTGCTCCAACCTACCCGGAGCTCGCTGATCCGAACCTTAGCCTCTTGCAATaa